Proteins co-encoded in one Nicotiana sylvestris chromosome 7, ASM39365v2, whole genome shotgun sequence genomic window:
- the LOC138873423 gene encoding uncharacterized protein, with amino-acid sequence MAEDSKLWDVICDGPHVPMRKLGETRTMVPKNRNEYSDIDRKAVEKNFRAKKILICGIRPDEYNIISACDSTKEIWEALQTTHEGTTQVKQSKIDILNTEYEIFRMNDDESIQDMHTRFTSIINELYSLGEVIPRNKLVRKVLSVLPGSWESKVNAITEAKDLQTLAMDELIGNLKTYR; translated from the coding sequence ATGGCAGAAGATTCAAAGCTATGGGACgtcatttgtgatggtccacatgttcctatgaGGAAGCTTGGAGAAACTAGAACAATGGTGCCAAAAAATAGAAATGAATACAGTGATATTGACAGAAAAGCTGTAGAAAAGAactttcgtgccaagaaaatcttgataTGTGGTATAAGACCTGATGAGTACAATATAATCTCAGCATGTGATTCTACCAAGGAAATATGGGAAGCATTGCAAACGACACatgaaggaactactcaggttaaaCAGTCCAAGATTGACATACTCAACACCGAGTATGAGATCTTCAGGATGAATgatgatgagtctatacaagatatgcacactaGATTCACATCTATCATAAATGAGCTTTATTCACTTGGAGAAgttattcccagaaacaagcttgtaaggaaagttctcagtgttctacctggCTCTTGGGAGAGTAAGGTGAATGCTATCACCGAAgctaaagatttacaaactctagccatggatgagctgattggaaaTCTGAAGACATACAGATGA